The DNA segment CAAGCATTAGAAACATCAGGTAAAATGGCTTTGATTCGCTGTAAAGATAAAAAGAAATATAGCAATTTAAGTTCAATCGATCAGTTTTTTGTTAAAGTGGTTGAAAACCGTGGTGGCACAAATGAAGCTTTTGCTTTAAAGAATTTGCATAAAGCTACTATTGTGCTTGTACCAAATAATCATTTGCCTTTTGTTTATTTAAATCGTCATTGGGCTGATGTAATGTTTACTGATTCAATTGAAGCAAAATATCAGCAGAGTTTAAATCACGGCTTATGTGCAGTTACGCAATATCAATATGATCCAGTATCAAAAATTGCTTTATTTTTGAAAAATGAGACTCAATTAAAAAATCAGTTTGATCATTGGCTTGAAAATAATAATCACAAATAAATATAATAATTAAAATATTTGCAATATATTATAAGTGAGATAGGCTCTTTTTTATTTTAATGAACTTAAATAAAGAGAGCTAGAAATGCCGTTACTAGAAGGTTCAGCTGCAAAAAAAGTGGTATTTAGATGCTAAATCGTTTTATGATCAGGAATACGATTTTTCATTATTGCAGTGGCAGAGCGAATATCAGCAAAAAATACCTGTAGACGAAAAAGTGGAAAATATGCCAATGGTATTGAAAGCCCAATTTATTATATTGGGTGAAGGAGCTATGGAATTAAATACAGATCTAAAAGAAAGAATGCAAGATGTTTATGATCCGCTTTTAACGATAGGGCAGCCAGCAGAGTTAATGAATATGTATGTTAATGGTTATTGTGCTGAAAACCCACAAGATAGAATTAGCCTTGTTGCAAGAAATCTTTTATTGTGCGAGCAAAATTTAAGAAATTCAGGCTTAACTATTCAGCATGATCAGGCGTCTGTTCAAGTATTAGCAGCCTGTTTTAGTCGAATCTGTAGTCCTAAAACTTCAATTGCAGTTGCTATCCAACAGCCTTCATTAGAAGATGTACATTTTGCAGCAAGATCACTATTAGAAAATGCATTGATTGAGAATAAATTGTTTAGTGAAGAAAATGTATCTAATTTACCACATTTAACAACTTTTGATGTGTTTAGAATAACGGCAACAATAAATCAACTATATCAAGCTAAACTACTTAACCCTAATATGGTTTTAGCGATATTCGAAATATCCAAAAGAGATAGTCAATTATTAAATCATATTAATACAGATGACTTAGCATTGATTAATACTGCTATTAATAAAGGTGTTACATTAGAAAATGCTGTTGGTAAGATGTTTTTAGAAAATAAGTTATCACATAATCCATATGATCTAATGTTTCAAGCTTTTAGCTCTAAACTACAACAAGTGCATCATGAGAGTCCTACATTAGAGTAATTTGGTAATGATTTGTTTTTCTTAAGGTTAAAGGGTTTTTTGTTGCAGCATGAGCAAATTGATAATCAATATATCGGTAAGGTAGATTTTCATCACGCCCTTTTGGAATTCCTAGTCGAGTAGTTTGAATAATTTTTTTAGGTTGGTATTGGTCTGTTGCGATATAAAACTCATCTAATTTAAAGGTTTGTTGATCCCAGTCTTTTACTTTTAAGTTAAGTGATTTACATAGAAGCGTTTGACCAGAACATAAGCGATGAAGGGGGCGTTTTCTATTATTTGATAATGGGTTTAGTTGATGCATGATATTAAGTGTTTCAGAAGAAAGTTTTCTATAGGGTATTGCACCTTTAATTAAAACAGCATTGCCTTTACCTTCTGCACTGATATTAAGCGAATCTTTGCCTCTGGCATAGTACATATAAATCGTTCCAGCCTGCATAAATAAGGCTTTTCTTTTTTCAGTAAACCCAAGCGATGCATGACTACCTTTATCATTTAGATAATAACTTTCAGTTTCAACAATTTGGGCAATTAGCCAGTGATCGTTATATTTTCTTACAATTAATTTTCCTAGGAGTGCTTTGGCTAATTGACATGCTTCTTTATTAAAAAAGTGACTAGATACGGGCTGTAACATAACTATATTATTCTCAATTTTAATGATGGCTCTCATTGTATCGAAAATAATTTAAAACGAAATACTGGCTGTTATGAGAATCAT comes from the bacterium SCSIO 12844 genome and includes:
- a CDS encoding transporter substrate-binding domain-containing protein; this translates as MQINILKGVVLSLLLLNTSFAAEKVLKVGTAGDYKPLTWYDVKTKRFSGTDIQLVKAFAKANDYKIQWIKTTWPNLSKDLAQEKFQMAIGGISLTPAREKQFLTSQALETSGKMALIRCKDKKKYSNLSSIDQFFVKVVENRGGTNEAFALKNLHKATIVLVPNNHLPFVYLNRHWADVMFTDSIEAKYQQSLNHGLCAVTQYQYDPVSKIALFLKNETQLKNQFDHWLENNNHK
- a CDS encoding DNA-3-methyladenine glycosylase yields the protein MLQPVSSHFFNKEACQLAKALLGKLIVRKYNDHWLIAQIVETESYYLNDKGSHASLGFTEKRKALFMQAGTIYMYYARGKDSLNISAEGKGNAVLIKGAIPYRKLSSETLNIMHQLNPLSNNRKRPLHRLCSGQTLLCKSLNLKVKDWDQQTFKLDEFYIATDQYQPKKIIQTTRLGIPKGRDENLPYRYIDYQFAHAATKNPLTLRKTNHYQITLM